Proteins encoded in a region of the Anopheles ziemanni chromosome 2, idAnoZiCoDA_A2_x.2, whole genome shotgun sequence genome:
- the LOC131293277 gene encoding serine proteinase stubble, protein MPSDIIHNVLGLPDTCVYQNQVRACRLSFSCWLEGGRHVSGCGESRWLMSCCVPENELSNTIIAPKVAYAGPMVPVALIPPIVPASRPNVIVPPPAFSNKKSFFHRRSDQLMQSECGIPQTSQNTLQKRIIGGRTANFAEYPWQAHVRIAEYQCGGVLVSRRFVATAAHCIQQARLKDILIYLGELDTQNSGKIVEPLPAEKHRVELKIVHPKFIFRMTQPDRYDLALLKLTRPAGYKSHILPICLPMRPLDLVGRKGIIAGWGKTNANMGQTGTNILRTAAVPIISTKECLRWHKSKKINVELFNEMFCAGHSDGHQDACLGDSGGPLIINDRGRYTLIGITSAGFGCGVDHQPGIYHNVQKTINWIQSVVYA, encoded by the exons ATGCCCTCAGATATCATACACAACGTGCTGGGTCTTCCGGATACGTGCGTCTATCAGAACCAGGTCCGCGCCTGCCGGTTGTCGTTCTCCTGCTGGCTGGAGGGCGGTAGACATGTGTCCGGTTGCGGCGAAAGCCGGTGGCTCATGTCATGCTGCGTGCCGGAGAACGAGCTCTCCAACACCATCATCGCACCGAAGGTGGCCTACGCCGGTCCGATGGTTCCCGTGGCCCTAATACCACCGATAGTACCGGCTAGTCGACCCAACGTGATCGTCCCGCCGCCGGCGTTCTCCAACAAGAAGAGTTTCTTCCACCGTCGCTCGGATCAGCTGATGCAG AGTGAGTGTGGCATCCCGCAGACATCGCAGAACACGCTGCAAAAGCGCATCATTGGAGGCAGGACGGCGAACTTTGCGGAGTATCCCTGGCAGGCGCACGTCAGAATCGCGGAGTACCAGTGTGGAGGGGTGTTGGTCTCTCGGCGGTTCGTCGCGACGGCTGCCCACTGTATACAGCAGGCCCGGCTGAAGGACATCCTCATATACCTGGGCGAGCTGGACACGCAGAACTCGGGGAAGATCGTTGAACCGCTGCCGGCGGAGAAGCATCGCGTCGAGCTGAAGATTGTCCATCCGAAGTTTATCTTCCGCATGACGCAGCCCGACCGGTACGATCTGGCGCTGCTGAAGCTGACGAGACCGGCCGGCTATAAGTCGCACATTCTGCCAATCTGCCTGCCGATGCGACCGCTGGATCTGGTTGGTCGCAAGGGCATCATAGCAGGCTGGGGCAAGACCAACGCCAACATGGGCCAAACGGGAACGAACATTTTGCGGACGGCGGCTGTTCCTATCATAA GTACAAAAGAGTGTTTGCGGTGGCACAAAAGCAAGAAGATCAACGTGGAGCTGTTCAACGAAATGTTCTGCGCGGGACATTCCGACGGTCACCAGGATGCGTGTTTGG GCGACTCCGGCGGTCCACTGATCATCAACGATCGAGGGCGCTACACGCTGATCGGGATTACCAGTGCCGGGTTCGGTTGTGGCGTCGACCACCAGCCGGGCATCTACCACAATGTGCAAAAGACGATCAACTGGATACAGAGCGTAGTGTATGCGTAA